A region of Odocoileus virginianus isolate 20LAN1187 ecotype Illinois chromosome 11, Ovbor_1.2, whole genome shotgun sequence DNA encodes the following proteins:
- the PKP1 gene encoding plakophilin-1 — MNHSPLKTALAYECFQDQDNSTLALPSDQKMKTGTSGRQRVQEQVMMTVKRQKSKSSQSSTLSHSNRGSMYDGLADNYNYGSSSRSSFYSKFQAGNGSWGYPIYNGTLQREGDSRRFSSYSQMESWGRQYPRGSCTAPGAGSDICFMQKIKASRSEPDLYCDPRGTLRKGTLGSKGHKTTQNRYSFYSTCSGQKAAKKCPGRPPSCTSKQDPVCVPPTSCTKDLSFSHSRASSKICSEDIECSGLTIPKAVQYLSSQDEKCQAIGAYYIQHTCFQDEAAKQQVYQLGGICKLVDLLRSPNQNVQQAAAGALRNLVFRSTTNKLETRRQNGIREAVSLLRRTGSAEIQKQLTGLLWNLSSTDELKEELIAEALPVLADRVIVPFSGWCDGNSNLPREPVDPEVFFNATGCLRNLSSADAGRQTMRNYMGLIDSLMAYVQNCVAANRCDDKSVENCMCVLHNLSYRLDAEVPTRYRQLEYTARNAYTDKSSTGCFSNKSDRMTNNNYDCPLPEEEPNPKGSSWLYHSDAIRTYLNLMGKSKKDATLEACAGALQNLTASKGLMSSGMSQLIGLKEKGLPHIARLLQSGNSDVVRSGASLLSNMSRHPALHRVMGTQVFPEVTRLLTSHTGNTSNSEDILASACYTVRNLMASLPGVAKQHFSSSMINNVINLCRSSTSPKAAEAARLLLSDMWSSRELQGLLRQQGFDRSMLGTLAGANSLRNFTSRF; from the exons GCTCCATGTATGACGGCCTGGCTGACAACTACAACTACGGGAGCAGCAGCCGGAGCAGCTTCTACTCCAAGTTCCAGGCGGGGAACGGCTCGTGGGGCTACCCG atCTACAATGGGACCCTCCAGCGGGAGGGTGACAGCAGGCGCTTCAGCTCCTACAGCCAGATGGAGAGCTGGGGCCGGCAGTACCCGCGGGGCAGCTGCACCGCGCCGGGCGCCGGCAGCGACATCTGCTTCATGCAGAAGATCAAGGCCAGCCGCAGCGAGCCCGACCTCTACTGCGACCCCCGGGGCACCCTACGCAAGGGCACGCTGGGCAGCAAGGGCCACAAGACCACCCAGAACCGCTACAGCTTCTACAGCACGTGCAGCGGCCAGAAGGCAGCCAAGAAGTGCCCGGGGCGCCCGCCCTCCTGCACCTCCAAGCAGGACCCCGTGTGCGTCCCGCCCACCTCCTGCACCAAGGACCTGTCCTTCAGCCACTCCAGGGCCAGCTCCAA GATCTGCAGTGAGGACATTGAGTGCAGCGGGCTGACCATCCCCAAAGCTGTGCAGTACCTGAGCTCCCAGGACGAGAAGTGCCAGGCCATCGGGGCTTACTACATCCAGCACACCTGCTTCCAGGACGAGGCTGCCAAGCAGCAG GTGTACCAGCTGGGCGGCATCTGCAAGCTGGTGGACCTGCTCCGCAGCCCCAACCAAAACGTGCAGCAGGCCGCGGCCGGGGCTCTGCGCAACCTCGTGTTCCGCAGCACCACCAACAAGCTGGAGACGCGGCGGCAGAACGGCATCCGCGAGGCGGTCAGCCTCCTGAGGAGGACCGGGAGCGCAGAGATCCAGAAGCAGCTGACCG GGCTGCTCTGGAACCTGTCCTCCACCGACGAGCTGAAGGAGGAGCTGATCGCTGAGGCGCTGCCCGTGCTGGCTGACCGCGTCATCGTCCCCTTCTCGGGCTGGTGTGACGGCAACAGCAACCTGCCCCGGGAACCCGTGGACCCTGAGGTCTTCTTCAATGCCACCGGCTGCCTGAG GAACTTGAGCTCCGCAGATGCTGGCCGCCAGACCATGCGCAACTACATGGGGCTCATCGATTCGCTCATGGCCTACGTCCAGAACTGCGTGGCGGCCAACCGCTGTGACGACAAG TCCGTGGAGAACTGCATGTGCGTCCTCCATAACCTCTCCTACCGCCTGGACGCCGAGGTGCCCACGCGCTACCGCCAGCTGGAGTACACCGCCCGCAACGCCTACACCGACAAGTCCTCCACCGGCTGCTTCAGCAACAAGAGCGACCGCATGACG AACAACAACTACGACTGCCCACTTCCCGAGGAAGAGCCCAACCCCAAGGGCAGCAGCTGGCTGTACCACTCAGATGCCATCCGCACCTACCTGAACCTCATGGGCAAGAGCAAGAAGGACGCCACCCTGGAGGCCTGCGCGGGTGCCCTGCAGAACCTGACTGCCAGCAAAGGGCTG ATGTCCAGCGGCATGAGCCAGCTGATCGGGCTGAAGGAGAAGGGCCTGCCCCACATCGCCCGCCTGCTGCAGTCCGGCAACTCGGATGTGGTGCGGTCCGGAGCCTCGCTGCTGAGCAACATGTCCCGCCACCCCGCGCTGCACAGGGTGATGG GGACCCAAGTGTTCCCAGAGGTGACCAGACTCCTCACCAGTCACACCGGCAACACCAGCAACTCGGAGGACATCCTGGCCTCGGCCTGCTACACCGTGAGGAACCTGATGGCCTCCCTGCCGGGCGTGGCCAAGCAGCACTTTTCCAGCAGCATGATCAACAACGTCATCAACCTGTGCCGCAGCAG CACCTCCCCCAAGGCTGCGGAGGCCGCCCGCCTCCTCCTGTCCGACATGTGGTCCAGCAGGGAGCTGCAGGGGCTCCTCAGGCAG CAAGGTTTTGATAGGAGCATGCTGGGGACCTTAGCCGGGGCCAACAGCCTCAGGAACTTCACCTCCCGATTCTGA